The genomic interval TCCAAGCGTATGAATGAATTCTCCCACTTCAAGCCCGCATTCGTGTGCAATCATGTGGGTCAATAAGGCATAACTTGCGATGTTAAATGGTATGCCTAGGAAAATGTCAGCGCTTCGCTGATAAAGCTGGCATGAAAGCTTGCCGTTTGTTACATAGAATTGGAACATCGTATGGCAAGGAGGAAGTGCCATGCTGGGAACGTCTTCTGGATTCCAAGCGGAGACGATCAGTCTTCTCGAATCCGGGTTTTTCTTAATCGTCGCAATGACATCCTTAAGCTGATCAATCGCATCCCCTTGCGTCGTCTTCCACTCTCTCCACTGCTTGCCATACACGTTGCCGAGCTCCCCGAATTCAGCGGCAAACTGGTCATCCGTTAAGATGTGCTGCTTAAAGAGATCCATTTGCTCTTCATATACTTTAGAGAATTCAGCATCCGTTTGCGACCGAAGACCAAAATTCGTCATGTCAGGGCCCGTGTAGGATGCGCTCTCCACCCATCTTTTGAACGCCCATTCATTCCAAATATTATTATTATGCTGCAGCAGATAACGAATGT from Paenibacillus sp. FSL K6-3182 carries:
- a CDS encoding thymidylate synthase; its protein translation is MSKSEQTYLNLLKYVLEHGTKKEDRTGTGTISTFGYQMRFDLSEGFPMLTTKRVPFKLIASELIWFIQGDTNIRYLLQHNNNIWNEWAFKRWVESASYTGPDMTNFGLRSQTDAEFSKVYEEQMDLFKQHILTDDQFAAEFGELGNVYGKQWREWKTTQGDAIDQLKDVIATIKKNPDSRRLIVSAWNPEDVPSMALPPCHTMFQFYVTNGKLSCQLYQRSADIFLGIPFNIASYALLTHMIAHECGLEVGEFIHTLGDAHIYTNHLEQIELQLSRESRPLPQLKLNTDKKSIFDFAVEDLSIENYNPHPTIKAPVAV